In Erigeron canadensis isolate Cc75 chromosome 7, C_canadensis_v1, whole genome shotgun sequence, one DNA window encodes the following:
- the LOC122606989 gene encoding aldehyde oxidase GLOX yields the protein MISSIFYFLLHILLIQSSHADLPGTWELLVPNAGISSMHTAVTRFNTVVLLDRTNIGPTRKRLQKGRCRVDPQDPVLKKDCYAHSAVLDLSTRELRPLMILTDTWCSSGQFLSDGTLLQTGGDRDGVRKIRKFVPCNTTSFCDWEELEEIHLAQGRWYSTNQVLPDGSVIIVGGRATNTVEFFPARHGGGAVDFPFLAETEDTQMDNLYPYVHLLPNGHLFVFANNIAVLYDYTKTQVVQKYPKLDGGPRNYPSAGSSVMLPLTGDYSAATIVVCGGAQYGAFIERSTDTPAHGSCGRIEAMKPNPVWEVEDMPFTRIMGDMVMLPTGEVLIINGAQAGTQGFEMASQPCLYPLLYRPNEPVGLRFMTLNPGSVPRMYHSTANLLPDGRILVAGSNPHYFYKFNAEFPTELRIEAFSPEYLLAEKANIRPIILKFPEEIQYGSGFDLVVTTQLPVVGIIEVNIASAPFATHSFSQGQRLVKLAVSSAIPDGSGSYTIACTAPPNGKVAPPGYYMVFAVNTGVPSVAKWVKLL from the coding sequence ATGATATCatccatcttttattttcttcttcacATATTACTTATCCAATCATCACATGCTGACCTCCCTGGCACATGGGAACTACTCGTCCCTAACGCCGGGATATCATCTATGCACACCGCCGTGACACGGTTCAACACCGTGGTCCTTCTAGACAGGACCAACATTGGGCCTACTCGAAAACGCCTCCAGAAAGGGCGTTGTCGAGTAGACCCTCAGGATCCTGTTCTCAAGAAGGATTGTTATGCTCATTCAGCAGTTTTAGACCTTAGTACTCGCGAGTTACGACCACTTATGATTTTAACCGACACTTGGTGTTCCTCCGGCCAGTTTTTATCTGATGGGACACTTCTTCAAACAGGTGGAGACCGCGATGGGGTTAGGAAGATACGTAAGTTCGTGCCTTGTAATACTACGTCGTTTTGTGATTGGGAGGAGCTTGAGGAGATTCATTTAGCTCAAGGTCGATGGTACTCGACTAACCAGGTACTGCCTGACGGGTCAGTGATCATTGTGGGTGGCCGCGCCACCAATACTGTCGAGTTTTTTCCTGCTCGACATGGTGGTGGCGCGGTGGATTTTCCGTTTCTTGCGGAAACGGAAGATACCCAGATGGATAATCTTTATCCATATGTTCATCTTTTACCAAATGGTCACTTATTTGTGTTTGCTAACAACATAGCTGTGttatatgattatacaaaaactCAAGTAGTTCAAAAATACCCAAAATTGGATGGTGGCCCACGAAACTATCCTTCAGCGGGATCATCGGTGATGCTCCCGCTAACAGGGGATTATTCTGCCGCAACTATTGTGGTTTGCGGCGGAGCACAATATGGAGCATTTATTGAGAGGAGTACAGATACTCCTGCTCATGGTAGTTGTGGCCGAATTGAGGCAATGAAACCAAACCCGGTTTGGGAAGTGGAAGACATGCCATTTACTCGAATTATGGGGGATATGGTGATGCTTCCGACCGGTGAGGTTTTAATTATAAATGGAGCCCAAGCGGGTACACAAGGGTTTGAAATGGCATCTCAACCATGTTTATATCCATTATTGTATAGGCCAAATGAACCCGTGGGTTTAAGGTTCATGACATTAAACCCCGGTTCAGTACCTAGAATGTATCATTCCACGGCTAATTTGCTTCCTGATGGAAGAATTTTAGTCGCTGGAAGCAACCCACATTATTTTTACAAGTTTAATGCCGAATTCCCAACAGAATTACGAATTGAAGCTTTTTCCCCTGAATATTTGTTGGCGGAAAAAGCTAATATAAGGCCGATAATTCTTAAATTCCCCGAGGAGATACAATATGGAAGTGGTTTCGATTTGGTAGTTACTACACAACTACCCGTGGTTGGAATAATTGAGGTAAACATTGCAAGTGCACCTTTTGCAACACATTCCTTTTCACAAGGGCAGAGGTTGGTAAAATTAGCCGTTTCGAGTGCAATTCCGGATGGATCGGGTTCATATACGATTGCTTGTACGGCTCCACCGAACGGAAAGGTGGCACCGCCTGGATATTATATGGTGTTTGCCGTAAATACCGGTGTACCAAGTGTTGCAAAGTGGGTGAAGTTGCTTTAG